The following are encoded together in the Thermoanaerobaculia bacterium genome:
- the mgtE gene encoding magnesium transporter: MTSPTPHEPPRRQLLADTLRKFQERGAEVNISRLLGRIRPEDVALLLVDLESDQRRQVFDILSADFPEAAGDVLTEMAPAQRLELLENLPPERTAKLLERLPVDDAVFVLESLPGDLHDRLLELVDLSGRSEMQTHLAYREGSAGRIMDPDFFALAEGETVQAAIAAIQQKRDLEMIFYLYVVDRDSHLVGVTSLRQLLLSRPVQTLGEIMQKSVIKLHVDTDQEEVAAQAARYNLLAVPVVDDQNRLVGIVTVDDIIDVVKEEATEDLFKLAGSSDSELLYEERSLRVAGLRLPSLLVSIVGLLAVGFLLQYFQLQFQDALFLLAFVPVIMGLGGSIGSQTSTVAVRGLATGRLEAGEGRFGAFVVRQLRVAVLLGLACGLLVGVAALVFWQNPIFGLVVGLALFLAILLASATGALIPLALERLGFDPAVASGPMLSTANDITGILIYFGLAAAFLRHLAH, encoded by the coding sequence GTGACCTCCCCGACCCCCCACGAGCCGCCGCGCCGCCAGCTCCTCGCCGACACGCTGCGGAAGTTCCAGGAACGGGGCGCCGAGGTCAACATTTCGCGCCTCCTCGGGCGGATCCGGCCGGAGGATGTGGCGCTGCTGCTGGTCGATCTCGAGAGCGACCAGCGGCGCCAGGTGTTCGACATCCTGAGCGCCGACTTTCCGGAGGCGGCCGGCGACGTCCTCACCGAGATGGCGCCGGCGCAGCGCCTCGAGCTGCTCGAGAACCTGCCGCCCGAGCGCACCGCGAAGCTCCTCGAACGGCTGCCGGTCGACGACGCCGTCTTCGTCCTCGAGTCCCTGCCCGGGGACCTGCACGACCGCCTTCTCGAGCTGGTCGACCTCTCGGGCAGGTCGGAGATGCAGACCCATCTCGCCTACCGCGAGGGCAGCGCCGGCCGGATCATGGACCCCGACTTCTTCGCCCTCGCCGAGGGCGAGACCGTCCAGGCGGCGATCGCCGCGATCCAGCAGAAGCGCGACCTCGAGATGATCTTCTATCTCTATGTCGTGGATCGCGACTCTCATCTGGTCGGGGTGACGTCGCTGCGCCAGTTGCTGCTCTCGCGTCCGGTCCAGACGCTCGGCGAGATCATGCAGAAGTCGGTGATCAAGCTCCACGTCGACACCGATCAGGAGGAGGTCGCGGCCCAGGCGGCGCGCTACAACCTGCTCGCGGTGCCGGTGGTCGACGACCAGAACCGGCTGGTCGGCATCGTGACGGTCGACGACATCATCGACGTCGTCAAGGAAGAGGCGACCGAGGACCTCTTCAAGCTCGCCGGTTCCTCCGACAGCGAGCTGCTCTACGAAGAGCGCTCGCTGCGCGTCGCGGGCCTGCGTCTGCCGTCGCTCCTGGTGAGCATCGTCGGGCTCCTGGCGGTCGGCTTTCTCCTGCAGTACTTTCAGCTGCAGTTTCAGGACGCGCTCTTCCTGCTCGCCTTCGTGCCGGTGATCATGGGGCTGGGGGGCTCGATCGGCAGCCAGACCTCCACCGTGGCGGTGCGCGGGCTCGCCACCGGCCGGCTGGAGGCGGGGGAGGGGCGGTTCGGGGCGTTCGTCGTCCGCCAGCTCCGGGTGGCGGTCCTCCTCGGGCTCGCCTGCGGGCTCCTGGTCGGGGTCGCCGCGCTGGTCTTCTGGCAGAACCCGATTTTCGGACTGGTCGTCGGCCTGGCGCTCTTCCTGGCGATCCTGCTGGCGTCCGCGACCGGGGCGCTCATTCCGCTGGCGCTCGAGCGGCTCGGATTCGACCCCGCCGTCGCCTCCGGACCGATGCTCTCGACCGCCAACGACATCACCGGCATCCTGATCTACTTCGGCCTCGCCGCCGCGTTCCTGCGCCATCTCGCGCACTGA
- the recO gene encoding DNA repair protein RecO has translation MKFHQAEALILEVSDLQEADRIVVFLTREEGKRRGVARGAKRRFSRFAGELQPLAKARIGWMEKEGRDLVRIGSVELVRPVKLLQLDLEGILLGATIAEQVALFAQEGEPAEVIYRLLDATVEALEAGRDRNLVARYFESWLLRTAGIFPPPDACPQCGRELEGGASILASGEGLICRDCARSAHGAEAVSAGAVDFWRRIGRENIERMADTPPKPAVLAEVATAVGRIRRHFLQHEVRSLMVMERTLAALDS, from the coding sequence GTGAAGTTTCATCAGGCCGAGGCGCTGATTCTCGAGGTCTCGGACCTACAGGAGGCCGACCGGATCGTCGTCTTCCTGACCCGCGAGGAGGGCAAGCGCCGGGGGGTGGCGCGCGGCGCGAAGCGCCGATTCAGCCGCTTCGCCGGTGAGTTGCAGCCGCTCGCCAAGGCGCGCATCGGCTGGATGGAGAAGGAGGGCCGCGACCTCGTCCGGATCGGGTCGGTGGAGCTCGTCCGCCCGGTGAAACTGCTGCAGCTCGATCTCGAGGGAATCCTGCTCGGGGCGACGATCGCCGAGCAGGTGGCGCTCTTCGCCCAGGAGGGCGAGCCGGCGGAGGTGATCTACCGGCTCCTCGACGCCACCGTAGAGGCGCTGGAGGCGGGCCGCGACCGCAATCTCGTGGCGCGCTACTTCGAGAGCTGGCTGCTGCGCACGGCCGGGATCTTCCCGCCGCCGGACGCCTGCCCGCAGTGCGGGCGGGAGCTCGAAGGCGGGGCCTCGATTCTCGCCAGCGGCGAGGGGCTCATCTGCCGCGACTGTGCACGCAGCGCCCACGGCGCGGAGGCGGTGTCGGCCGGAGCGGTCGATTTCTGGCGGCGGATCGGGCGCGAGAACATCGAGCGTATGGCCGACACACCGCCGAAGCCGGCGGTGCTCGCCGAGGTGGCGACGGCGGTGGGCCGGATCCGCCGCCACTTTCTGCAGCACGAAGTTCGCAGTCTCATGGTGATGGAGCGCACGCTCGCTGCGCTCGACAGCTAG
- the lpxC gene encoding UDP-3-O-[3-hydroxymyristoyl] N-acetylglucosamine deacetylase, with protein sequence MTRPLALIVDDEAGILTTLGAILADNGFEVATTPSGTEALDLYATRKPEIVFLDVWLPDRDGLETLETLREFDPQATIIMISGHGTSATAVRAIKMGAFDYLEKPLSYEQVMAAARAGLAHHTARTPGATGDAAAQPEDPGGFASHPEPRRTAIPPLLHLERSRTRQRTLCQNTVLYGMGLHSGGRTGMVLQPLPAGSGIHFHSMPSGESIPAHVSAVGDTDYATTLGLNGSTIKTVEHLLSALHAGGITNLLIKVHGEVPVLDGSAAEFCRTIEEIGVEEQGELRQEFVVDRRYEVGSGDKTLTLEPFDGFAVSYLLRYPPPIGEQFYDFELTSFEAYKREIAPARTFGFLRDLKMMNELGLGSGGRLDNFILVGEDHVVNTELRFPDEFVRHKILDIIGDLYLLGYPIRGRVHAHLTGHRDNIALVRKLVAENRLS encoded by the coding sequence ATGACTCGCCCTCTCGCCCTCATCGTCGACGACGAAGCCGGAATTCTCACCACCCTGGGCGCCATCCTCGCCGACAACGGCTTCGAGGTCGCCACCACGCCGAGCGGCACCGAAGCGCTCGATCTCTACGCCACGCGCAAGCCCGAGATCGTCTTCCTCGACGTCTGGCTGCCCGACCGCGACGGCCTCGAGACGCTCGAGACCCTGCGCGAGTTCGATCCGCAAGCGACGATCATCATGATCTCCGGTCACGGCACGTCCGCGACCGCCGTGCGGGCGATCAAGATGGGCGCTTTCGACTACCTCGAGAAGCCGCTCTCCTACGAGCAGGTGATGGCCGCGGCGCGCGCGGGCCTCGCGCACCATACGGCGCGCACGCCGGGAGCGACCGGCGACGCGGCAGCTCAGCCGGAGGATCCCGGTGGCTTCGCCTCGCACCCGGAACCCCGCCGCACGGCGATCCCCCCTCTTCTGCACCTCGAACGCAGCCGGACGCGCCAGCGGACGCTCTGCCAGAACACGGTGCTCTACGGCATGGGGCTCCACTCCGGCGGCCGCACCGGCATGGTGCTGCAGCCGCTGCCGGCAGGCTCGGGGATCCATTTCCATTCGATGCCGTCCGGCGAGTCGATCCCGGCGCACGTCTCGGCGGTCGGCGACACCGACTACGCCACGACCCTCGGCCTGAACGGTTCGACGATCAAGACGGTGGAGCATCTGCTCTCGGCGCTCCACGCCGGGGGCATCACCAACCTGCTGATCAAGGTGCACGGCGAGGTGCCGGTGCTCGACGGCTCGGCCGCCGAGTTCTGCAGGACGATCGAAGAGATCGGCGTCGAGGAGCAGGGAGAGCTGCGGCAGGAGTTCGTGGTCGACAGGAGATACGAGGTCGGGTCCGGCGACAAGACCCTGACCCTCGAGCCGTTCGACGGCTTCGCGGTCTCCTACCTGCTGCGCTATCCGCCGCCGATCGGCGAGCAGTTCTACGACTTCGAGCTCACCAGCTTCGAGGCCTACAAGCGCGAGATCGCCCCGGCGCGCACCTTCGGCTTCCTGCGCGACTTGAAGATGATGAACGAGCTGGGCCTGGGCTCCGGCGGCCGCCTCGACAACTTCATCCTGGTCGGCGAAGACCACGTCGTGAACACCGAGCTCCGTTTCCCCGACGAGTTCGTCCGCCACAAGATCCTCGACATCATCGGCGACCTCTACCTCCTCGGCTACCCCATCCGCGGCCGGGTCCACGCCCACCTGACCGGCCACCGCGACAACATCGCCCTGGTCCGCAAACTCGTCGCGGAGAATCGGCTTTCCTGA
- a CDS encoding glycine--tRNA ligase subunit alpha, with protein sequence MKSFQELILALSDYWAGQGCVLQQPYDLEVGAGTMHPDTFLRVLGPEPWRVAYVQPSRRPADGRYGDNPFRLYKHNQFQVILKPSPLDVQQLYVQSLEAMGVDLAVHDLRFEEDNWEAPTLGAWGVGWQVMLDGMEISQFTYFQQAGGIELSPISCELTYGLERITMFLGLEKSIYDIRWVPDGVNYGQVRWQDEHEFSKYNFEVADVDFLRRQFDGYENESRRCLAAGIVLPAYECALKCSHL encoded by the coding sequence ATGAAGAGCTTTCAGGAGTTGATACTTGCGCTTTCGGACTACTGGGCGGGGCAGGGCTGTGTCCTGCAGCAGCCCTACGATCTCGAAGTCGGTGCCGGGACGATGCACCCGGACACCTTCCTGCGGGTGCTGGGGCCGGAGCCCTGGCGGGTCGCCTACGTCCAGCCTTCGCGCCGGCCGGCGGACGGGCGCTACGGCGACAACCCGTTCCGGCTCTACAAGCACAACCAGTTCCAGGTCATCCTGAAGCCGTCGCCGCTCGACGTCCAGCAGCTCTACGTCCAGAGCCTCGAAGCGATGGGAGTCGATCTCGCGGTCCACGACCTGCGCTTCGAGGAGGACAACTGGGAGGCACCGACCCTGGGCGCGTGGGGCGTCGGCTGGCAGGTGATGCTCGACGGCATGGAGATCTCGCAGTTCACCTACTTCCAGCAGGCCGGAGGCATCGAGCTCTCCCCGATCTCCTGCGAGCTCACCTACGGCCTCGAGCGCATCACGATGTTCCTCGGCCTGGAGAAGTCGATCTACGACATCCGCTGGGTGCCGGACGGTGTGAACTACGGGCAGGTGCGCTGGCAGGACGAGCACGAGTTCTCGAAGTACAACTTCGAGGTCGCCGACGTCGACTTCCTGCGCCGGCAGTTCGATGGCTACGAGAACGAGTCCAGGCGCTGCCTCGCGGCGGGGATCGTCCTCCCGGCCTACGAGTGCGCGCTCAAGTGCTCGCATCT